GGACTGGCTCGAATCTTCGGTTGCCGGGCTCGGAGGTGACATGTGGTTCCCCGGCGATCCGACCGTCTTGGGGAATATGGCAACGGAAGATCTCGTCCACTTACTGGATGGAATGAGCGTTGTCACCGACATAGACTTGCGGCGTGTCAGACAAATATCTGAGAGTCTCATCGAAGAGACGAATTTCCCCGTCAGTTCATTCGTCAGCCGAGGAGGAACCCGTGAGGAACTCGCCAACGCAACATGGGACTAGACCAGCATGTCGGTGACTGAGGGAGCTGAACCACCTCGGTTCGGCGAATCACACTGGACCGAGGTCAGCTCGCGCATTCTCGGCCTGGTGATCTCTGGCGATCTTCCACCGGGTTCATGGATTCGTGAGAATGACCTTGCGGGTCGCCTCGGTGTCAGCAGAACTCCGATTCGCGAAGCCTTCCGCGAGCTGGTGGGGGTCGGCGTCGTCGAGGTCGTGCCGCGCAGGGGCACCCGTGTGCGCAGCTACGACGCCGAAGAGATCGAGCAGATATACCGATCACGCGCAGTCATCGAACCCTATGTCATGTCGGAGAGCATCGGCCGGCTCACCGCCGATGACTTTGCATCGTTGGACATACTGGCCGAAGAGATGAAACGCCTTGCGTCCGATCCTGCGACGCGTTCTCAAATCGCGTCGGTGAACAACGATTTCCACGGCATCTTCATTCGCAGGAGTGCGGCTCAATCTCTCATCTCGACCACGTTCAATCTCATGATCCCCATTGTCGTGGCCAAGCTCTTCTCCTCCTATTCGGACAGCGATGTGACCTCGAGCATGAATCACCACGATGAGCTCATCGCTGCTGCTCGGGCCGAGGACAA
The Brevibacterium marinum genome window above contains:
- a CDS encoding GntR family transcriptional regulator produces the protein MSVTEGAEPPRFGESHWTEVSSRILGLVISGDLPPGSWIRENDLAGRLGVSRTPIREAFRELVGVGVVEVVPRRGTRVRSYDAEEIEQIYRSRAVIEPYVMSESIGRLTADDFASLDILAEEMKRLASDPATRSQIASVNNDFHGIFIRRSAAQSLISTTFNLMIPIVVAKLFSSYSDSDVTSSMNHHDELIAAARAEDKEWAAAVSKTHIISGLNRFKAMIADTTSEGEPEP